ACAGGTTGCAGTCCTCTACCCAGGCCTCCTTGCCTTTCAGACGGGCCAGAGCCGCAAAAATGGCGTCCAGGCACACCCGGTGCGTGCCGTGCGGGTCACGCAGGTCGCCGGCAGCAAAGATCTGGTGGGGCTGGATATCCTGCAGAATGTCGACTACTGCCTGAATATCGGCCTCACCGAGCGGCTTTTTCTTCACTTGGCCGGTTTCGTAAAACGGCATATTCATGAAGTGCACATTCGACTCCTTAACGCCGCAGAAACGGCAGGCGGCGGCGGCTTCGCCCTTGCGGATCAGCGCCTTGATATCCTGCACCAGCGCACTATCTTCCTCGCCCAGCTTCTTATGCCGCAAAAACTCCACTACTTCGCTGTGCTTCTGCTGCATATCGGCCGCGCCCACGTTCATTTTCTGGGCAAAGTCAAGGGCAAAATCGGCGTAGCGGCGGGCATCATCGTCAAACACGGCAATGTTGCCGCTGGTCTGGTAAGCCACGTGCACATCGTGGCCCTGGTCGACGAGGCGCAGCAGCGTGCCGCCCATGGAAATAACGTCGTCGTCGGGGTGCGGGCTGAAAATCAACGACCGTTTGATGGCCGGCTCGGCCCGCTCGGGACGGTGGGTGTCATTGGAGTTGGGTTTGCCGCCGGGCCAGCCCGTAATGGTGCGCTGAATGGCGTTAAACACCTTTAAGTTAAGATTATAGGCGTTACCAGCTTCCACCAGCAGGTCGCTCAGACTACCATCTTTGTAATCTTCGTCAGTCAGCTTGAGGATGGGTTTCTGGGTTTTCAAACTCAGCCAGATTACGGCGCGCCGAATCAGGTTATCATCCCAGCTGCACATACCCACCAGCCAGGGCGTTTTGACCCGGGTCAGCTCGGCGGCGGCCCACTGGTCGACCACTACCGCCACGCGCGGGTGCAACTGTAGAAAGGAAGCCGGCACCTCGTCCGAAACCCGGCCTTCCACCGTTTTATGCAGGATTTTGGCCTTGCCCTCGCCCCAGGCCATGAGCATGATTTTGCGGGCCTTCATGATGGTACCAACCCCCATGGTCAGGGCGCGGAGTGGCACGTATTCTTCCTTAATAAAATCCTTGGCCGCGTCCGTAATAGTCAAGGGGTCGAGCTTTACCAGACGGGTAGTCGAGGTAATAGCCGAGCCCGGCTCATTGAAGCCAATGTGGCCGGTGCGGCCAATGCCTAGCAGCTGCAGATCCAGCCCGCCGCACTCCTCAATCTGCTTTTCGTAGGCTTGGCAGTAATCCTTGACCTTGTCGATGGGCAGGGTGCCATCCGGAATATGAATGTTCTGGGGCAGAATATCAATATGATCAAACAGATGCTCGTGCATGAAGTAGACGTAGCTCTGAAGCTCGTCGGGCTGCATCGGGTAGTACTCGTCGAGGTTGAAGGTAATGACGTTGCGGAAGCTTAGCCCTTCCTCGCGGTGCAGCCGAACCAACTCCCGGTATACGCTGATGGGCGACGAGCCAGTTGCTAGGCCCAGCACAACCATTTCGCCCTTGCGCTGCTTGCTGCGAATCAGCTCGGCAATTTCGTAGGCCAGGGTAACGGCTCCTTCCTGGGCGTTGTCAAAAATAGTGACTGGGAGCTTTTCAAAGGTGGTTTCGGGGTAATTGAGGACTTCCATTCGGCCTTTCGTATTTAAAAAGTGGGGATTTTAAGAACGAAGCAAGAGGTGGCCATTGCGGGAGGCCCACCCCATGGTGAAACCATCCTGTATCAGGCAGCGGGTCAGTAAGCCGGGCGTATTACTACTAGCTGAGCGGGATAACCTATATGGTATTCGGGACAGGAAATGAATAGGACTTTCCTGGCAATCGGTATAGCATCTAAGTCAAACGTAAGCAAGCTAAGGAACTAAAGCAAGGGAACTGATAAAAAAATGTGTGCGCACACGCAGAAAATATTTCAGTGAGTGTGCGCACACGCGTCATTTCATCCAAAACGTGCTATATTTAACGAACACAGCAGGATAAGTAGGAAAAAATCCAGATAGCGTTACCAACCTCCGCTTGGCGGCCGGGAGTTTGGCAACTCAGTAGCTTGTTGCGGCCCCTATCGTAGTCATTGCCCTGCTGTTACCACTACTTTTTTTACCTTCTTCCTTTCCACGACCGTAATACCGGGTTCCTCTGCACTTGCCACCCACATGTTACCTTCGTGCTATCTTGAGCATGTTTTACCAGTAAGCGCCAGGTACCCCTATGAAGAAAAACGCGGTGCGCATCAAGGATATAGCGGCTAAGGCCAACGTTTCGGTAGGAACGGTAGACCGCGTGTTACATAACCGGGGCCGGGTGGCGGAGGATGTGCGGCAGAAAGTGCTGTTGATGATGAAGGAAATGGAGTATGAGCCCAATATGATTGCGCGTACGCTCGGCTCCAACCGCACCTACCAACTAGCTGTTTTACAGCCTGATCACACCCTGGATCCTTACTGGCAGGCCCCCTGGAACGGCATCGAAAAAGCGGCCCGGGAACTCAAGCAGTACGGGCTGAGCATTGTGGTATATCCGTATAATCTGACGGAGGTAGAATCCTTTCGGGAGCAGGCCGAGGCAGCCACTCAGGCCGGCCCCGACGGAATTCTTATTGCCCCGCTGTTCTACCGCGAGTCGCTGGCTTTCTTTGAACAATGGCAGCAACAGGGCATTCCCTACGTGTTATTTAACACGTATATCGCCGAATTGCAGCCCCTGAGCTACGTAGGACAGGATTCCTACCAGAGTGGCTTTCTGGCGGGCAAACTTGTGCATATCGGCCAAACTCAGCCGGGTACTTTTCTGATTGCGCACATCGCCGAGGATATTGCCAACTCGGCCCATATCACCCAGAAGGAGCGCGGCTTCCGCGACTACTTTGCCCAGTTGGATACGACACCTGACGTGGCTGCTGCGTATCAGCCCAAGAGTACGCACACGGTTCTCAGCGTGGACTTGCCCCACCCTTCCGACCCGTCGTTTGCCCGGCTGCTCAACCGGCTGCTGGACGAGGAACAAACCCAGCTCAAGGGCATTTTTGTGAGTACCTCCAAGGCCTACGAAATTGCGCCCTACCTGCAAGCCTACCGCCGCGAAGACATTCGCCTGGTGGGCTATGATCTGCTGGAGAAAAACATCCACTTCCTCAACGAGGGCGTCATTGACTTCCTAATCAATCAGAACCCGAAGAAGCAGGGTTACCGGGGCATCTACGCGTTGGCCGACCTGCTGGTCTTCAAGAAAGAGGTACTGCGGCTCAAGTACCTGCCGCTCGACATCATCACCAAGGAAAACCTGGACTACTACCTGTAACCGCGGTTGGCCCCCCGCTTGGCGGGATTGAGGTGCGTGGCAGAATAGTAGGGCTTCGGCCGAAATTCTTGCCGTGGTGCCAGAACAGCTAGAATCGTAGCCCGAGAGTGTTGGTGCTGGTAGAAACCCAACCGTGCACCGGGTACAGCTCGCTATGGAGATATTGATTACTCGACAGCTGACTAATTACCTGGTAATAGGCCGCGAAATAATATCGTTGACGTTCAGCATCATAGTACCCTACCCCGTCCGTAATTTGTTCGGCGGTATGCCTGGAGCTAGACATGCCAAATCCCAGGGAGACCTTCTCGATAGAATGCCGCGACGGATTCAGTTTTACTTTCAGAGTTACTACCCCAAACGAGTCCCGCTTGCAGATTAGGAAGGCAGTATAGTTGGTCGGCTCATTCCCCAATGGTTCTATCGCCATTTCCCGATAAGGCTTGTTTGGATCGGGTTCCATAGACTCTGCTTGGCCGGTATAGACGGTAATCGTGTCCGTTGAAGATGAACTTTCCGTGGCAGTCGCCGGCGCTACGGACGAGGCCGTTGCCCTGGGTGCTTGAATAGGCTGGGTAGAGTTGCATTGACTGAATAGCGTACCGGATAAGACGAGCAAACCGGAAAGCAAGGAAGTACGCATAACTGCTTAGCTAAATAGATTCGGTAAATATTGCCTGATAAACATAGTGGATTATTCGCAACCTGAACACCCCGAAGTAGCCAAACCGGCTGGGCCACAACCTTACCCCGTAGCTTCCGGTATGTACTGATTACGTGCAGAGGTATTACCAGACCGATTTACGGGCCTTTTCCGTAACTAGCCGCTCTAAACTGTTTTTTCACCCAACCCCGGATATCGAATCCACCCCGATTATGGCCCAGATCAGCCCCAATAAAGTCGTCACTATCACCTACGACTTGAGCGTGACCGACGAGAACCAAGAAAAAGTACTGGTAGAATCGGCCGAAGCCGATGCCCCGATGGTATTCCTGTTTGGCCAGAGCGGCCTGCCCGAGGAGTTCGAGAGCCAGCTCAGCGGCAAAGGCGCCGGTGACTCGTTCAACTTCTCCCTCACCCCCGAGCAGGCCTACGGCGACTACGACCAGCAGGCTGTAGTTGACATTCCGAAAAACGTCTTCGAAGTCGACGGCAAGATCGACGAGGAAATGCTACAGGAAGGCAACTTCCTACCCATGTCCGACAACCAAGGCAACCACATGCAGGGCAAAATCGTCGAAATCGGTGCCGATACCGTGAAGATGGACTTCAACCACCCCCTGGCCGGCATGGTCATGCACTTCGACGGTAAAGTAGCCGCCGTGCGCGACGCCACCCAGGAAGAGCTGGCCCACGGCCACGTACACGGCGAAGGCGGCCACCACCACTAAGGTGTTGCTACTTACTAGATACTGAAAACGGGGCCCAAAGGCCCCGTTTTTATTTTGTCGCTTAAGTCCTTATTGCAGCCAGCTGGATTGAACAGTGCCCGGCTCCACGTAACTTGTCCCGCTCTATTTTCTACATACTACTTTTTAGTATCTATGGCATTTTCTACCCTACTCTCTGGCCGTACCACGGCGTTGTTTACCCTAGCTGTACTGCTGGGAGCCTGTCGGGAGACGAATGAGCCAGCGCCCCAACAGGGTGAAGGCCCTTAGAAGGCGTCTGGAAAGTGCGCAATGTAGACCCGGTGATGTATGACCGCCAGGATAAAATAGTGGCCACGTATGCTCCTACCGATGCGGCCGGCTATACTCAGCTTACTATTACGGGTACCGAGTTGCAGTACTACAATGCCGTAACGAATGGCCGCTCCAGCTCTTCCTACGTGCGTAAGGGAGACCAGCTCACGTGTCCGCAACCCGAGCGGTCCTACACAATCCGTAAGCTCACTGATAAAGAACTGGATTTGTACCTACGCGGAGAATACCAATCGTACGGCAATCAGGATACCCGCATCGACTTTACCATTCACCTCGACCGTCAATAAGCTTTCCGCAGGTTTGGCATTAGAAGGTTGTCTGGGCTATGCCCACCCGCAGCTCCGGCCAGAACTCCCGAAAATCGGCCTCGTACGCCTCTACCTCCGCCAGAAACGCCGCCGCGCCGGTAACCAGCACACCCCCACTAGGTACCCGACGACTCAGGCCATGCAAGGCCCGCTCCAAGCCTTCCGGCTGCGCATAACCCGTCAGCCAATCATCACGGCGCATATAGTGCAGCATGTGCTGCAAGCGGTCCGGCAGTTCCTCTCGGCGGGCGTGAAGCAGGGCGTAAAGGCGCTGACTAAACTCTGGCAGGGGCTCGGTGGGATGAAACTCGGGGAAGTTGCGGGCCAATAGGTAGTCGTAGCCCACGTCGGCCACCACGCCAGCCCACTTGCCCAGGCCAGCCGTGCGCAGGCGGGCAGTGGTACGGCGCACAACGGGGTGTGCATCGGTAAAGGAGTCGATGAAGCGGTGCAGACGGATGCCGCGCTGCACCGTTTCGGGGTAGGCCTGCACCTGGGCCCGGCCGCGCACGGCCTCGGCCGCGAAGTTGCCTATGACGATGTCCTCGTAATCGGGGGTAGTGGCGGGGGCGCCGGAGAGCAGCAGGTGGGCCAGAAAATTCATGGAGGGCAAAGTACTGGAAAACTGCGGCAACCAGCCCCGCCCAGCCCGACCGTAGAACCTTCCCTCTCTGCTGCCGTACTTCCTTGCACACCCTTACACTACCCAAACCCTAGATACTATGGCCGAGCAAGTAGCCGTTAGCCACGATGTCACGAAGCTCGTGGAGCGCATTAAAGACATCAAAATTGCCATGATGACCACCGTGGAGCCCAGCGGGGAGCTGCATAGCCGCCCGATGTACACCCACGAGCCGGAAGAAGACGGCACGCTGTGGTTCTTTACCGAGCGCGACTCCGCCAAAATCGACGAAGTAAAGCAGGAGCGGCACGTAAACCTGGGCTACTCCAAGCCCGACCAGAACCTGTACGTGTCCATTTCGGGCATTGCGACGGTGGTAAATGACCGCCAGAAAATCAAAGACCTGTGGAGCGAAGGCCTGCGCGCCTGGTTCCCCAAAGGCTCCGACGACCCGAACATTTCCCTGCTGCGCATTGATATCAGCCGCGGCGAGTACTGGGACCAGCCCAGCAACGTCCTGGTGCGTGCCTTCGGCTACGCCAAGGCCGTTACGACCGGCGAGCGGTACCAGCCTACCGGCGACGAGCACGCCAAGGTGAATCCCTAAGGTCAACGTTGAATCGAACGAAAGGGCCGGAAGCAATTCCGGCCCTTTTTTGTTGTTTTGCCAAGCCCCTTGGTTCTTCTTGCTAGGGCTTTTCTCCCCTCCCACTTCGTTTCCGCTCTTGCTTACCACCCTCACCATCGTTACGCTGCAGCCCGGCACTACCCGCTGGGGCCTGGCCCAGATGGGCACCGCGCCGCGGCAGCTGCAGCGCGTGCCCGGCCTGCGCTTTTTCAAGATGCTGGGCAGCGGCTATAACTTTGGCCTGAAGCCCAACTTTCAGCGCTACGCCCTGATGGCCGTTTGGGAAAACCCGGCCGCCGCCGACACCTTCTTTGCCACCCACCCATTGTGGCTGGGCTACCAGCAGCACAGCACCGAAACTTGGACGCTGCACCTGGCTCCGCTCAAAGCCCACGGCCTCTGGGACGGCCAAAACCCATTCGACTACCAGACCGTGCCCGCCCCGCCCGACGGGCCGGTGGCCGTACTCACCCGCGCCTCAATTAAGCTCTGGAAAGCTCCGCAGTTCTGGCGGGCTGTGCCCGCCACCAGTGCCGCCTTTGCCCAGGCCGAGGGCGTCCGGGCCGCCATTGGCCTGGGCGAAATCCCCGTTGTGCGCCAAGCCACCTTCAGCGTGTGGGAATCGGCGGCCAGCATGCAGCAGTATGCCTACCGGGGAGCGGCGCACAAGGGTGTTATTCAGCGCACCCGCCAGGAAAAGTGGTACGGCGAGGAGCTGTTTGCCCGCTTCACGGTGCTCCGCAGCCAGGGCACGCTCGATGGGCGCAACCCGCTGGAAGGCTTGATCTGACCCAGCCGGCGGCCTGCTGCCAATCCCCGACACGTAAAAAGCCCGGCAAGCCGGGCTTTTTGGGCTTCTGAGTAACCCGAAACTAGCTCCCGATGGGGGCCGTTCGGGTAGTCGGCTGGGCTTTCAGGGCCTGCTTCATCTCCTTCTCCTTGAGCTTCTTACACGTCAAGACCGCCACGGCATCGTTGCTCATGGCGTTTTCGTCGTAGCTCATGTGGACTTTCTTGCCGTTCCAGGCGTAGCGCTGGGCAAAGGCACTGCTGCGCGTGCCCGGGCCGGCCTTTTGCTGCAGGGCAGCCAGCATGGCCCGGCTGTTGTTCACCCCTTGGGCCTTAATCAAAATCACGCTGAGCTTGCCCTGGTAAAAGCCGTAGGTCACGTCGGATACTTCCCCCTCCCCCAGCGTTTTGGGCTCCGTCTTGCGGCGGTAGTAGCGCGTCTGCCCCGCAGTTTCGGCCAACGCCAAGTCGCGGAAGGCGCTGGTATCACTCTCGAAACGGGCGCCACGGTAGCCGTAGGTTTCGTCCAGGGCCTGCAGGCTGGGCGGAGCCTGCTGGGCCAGCAGCGGCGCGGCGCTGAGCAGCAGCAGGCCGGTCAAGGTAGAGTAGAGCTTCATTAAAGACAAATTAGAAGTGGTACAGAGCATCAGAAGCTGGCAATATATACTCTACAGTACAATTTGGCACCTTCTAACCAATAGAACTAGGCAGAACACTACCCGAACCGGGTAAAGTACCTCAGTAGTCTGCTGTGCCACCACTTGCCAAGTCAAAACACGTCCGCCCATAGGCAAAACACCCTGGGCCTTATCGAAAACACGTCCGCCCCGTTGCGAAACACTTCCGCCCAAACCGAAAACACGTCCGCCCCTGTGCGAAATACCTCCGTCCTCTCCTGAAACACTTCCGCCTAAAGCCAAAACACCCCCGCCCTCTTACGAAATGCGTCCGCCCGAATCAAAAACACCCCGAACCAAATCGAAAACACCTCTGCCCTAAAGCTAAACACCCCGCTTCCGCCGCCTAATCCGGCCGAGAATTACCCTTTCCCGGCATTTCCGCTTAATTTCGCCAGTTCAGCAAGTAACCACCTAATCGGAAGCCCATGCCCGGCTATAGTCCCCAGGAAATTGAGAAGAAGTGGCAAGCCCACTGGAAAGATAACGGCACCTTCAAGGCCGATAACAACTCGGACAAGCCCAAATACTACGTCCTCGACATGTTCCCCTACCCCTCAGGGGCGGGTCTGCACGTCGGCCACCCCCTGGGCTACATTGCCTCCGACATCGTGACGCGCTACAAGCGCCTGCAGGGCTTCAACGTGCTGCACCCCATGGGCTTCGACTCCTTCGGCCTGCCCGCCGAGCAGTACGCCATCCAGACCGGCCAGCACCCCGAGAAAACCACCCGCGAGAACATTGCCCGCTACATCGAGCAGCTTTCGTCCCTGGGTTTCAGCTACGACTGGAGCCGCGAGGTGCGCACTTCTGACCCCTCGTACTACAAGTGGACGCAATGGATTTTCCTCAAGCTCTTCAACTCCTGGTACAACCTCGACACCGACCGCGCCGAGCCCCTGAAAACCCTGCTCGCCAAGTTTGCCGAGAACGGCAGCCAGGGCGTGCGCGCCGCCGGTGACGAGGAAGAGCGCCACGATTTCACGGCCGGCCAGTGGCAGATGTGGAGCGAAAAGCAAAAGCTCCAGGCCGTTCACCCCTACCGTTTAGCTTATCAGTCAGATACTTATGTTAACTGGTGCGCCGGCTTAGGCACGGTCCTGAGCAACGACGAAGTGAAGGACGGCCTCTCGGAGCGCGGAGGGTTCCCCGTGGAACGTCGGCTGATGCCCCAGTGGAACCTGCGCATTACCGCCTACGCCGACCGCCTGTTGCAGGGCCTCGACCACATCGACTGGCCCGAAGCCGTGAAGGAAATGCAGCGCAACTGGATTGGCAAATCCATCGGCGCCGAAGTGACCTTTCAGGTCCAGGACCACGAGCAAGCTCAGATTAAGGTCTACACTACCCGCGTCGACACCATTTACGGCGCGACCTTCCTCGTTTTGGCTCCCGAGCACGAGCTGGTAAAAGAGCTGACCACGCCCGAGCAGCAGGCCGAAATTCAGGACTACATCGACGCCACCAAGCGCCGCTCGGAGCGCGACCGGATGGCCGACACCAAAACTGTGTCGGGCGCCTTCACGGGTTCCTACGGCATCAACCCCTTCAGCAACGAGCCCATCCAGATCTGGATTGCCGACTACGTGCTGGCCGGCTACGGCACCGGCGCCGTCATGGCCGTGCCCTCGGGCGACCAGCGCGACTACGTGTTTGCCAAGCACTTCAACCTGCCCATCGTGCAGGTCGTCGATCAGCAGCAGATCGAAGAGCAGGCCGACCCCACCAAGGAAGGCAAGTACCTGCACGGCCTCATCCAGGGCATGGGCTACAAAGAAGCCACCCAAACCCTGATTCAGCAGCTTGAGGAACGCGGCATCGGTAAAGGCAAAACCAACTTCCGTATCCGCGACGCCATCTTTGGCCGGCAGCGCTACTGGGGTGAGCCCATCCCGATTTACTACAAGGATGGCGTGGCCTACGGCGTGGCCGAAGAAGACCTGCCCCTGGTGCTGCCCGAAATTGACGAGTACAAGCCCACCGAAACCGGCGAGCCACCCCTGGGCCGGGCCAAGGACTGGAAGTACAAGGGCCAGTACGAGTACGAGCTGAGCACCATGCCCGGCTGGGCTGGCTCCTCCTGGTACTTCCTGCGCTACATGGACCCCACGAATAACGAACGTTTCGTGGGCCAGGAGGCTGAGCAGTACTGGCAGAATGTGGATTTATATCTCGGTGGCGCAGAACACGCTACGGGCCACTTGCTCTACTCCCGCTTCTGGCACCTGTTTCTCAAAGACCTGGGCCTGGTTTCGGCTGCTGAGCCTTTCCAAAAGCTCATCAACCAGGGCATGATTCTGGGCCGCTCCAACTTCGTGTACCGCATCAACGGTACCAACACGTTCGTGACGGCCGGCAAGAAAGACCAGCACGAAACCACTGCATTGCACGTCGATGTAAATATCGTGGACAACGATGTTCTGAACATTGAGGCTTATAAAAAGTGGCGCGATGAGTATGCTACGGCCGAGTTCATCCTCGAAGACAACGGCACCTACGTCTGCGGTGTGGAAGTTGAAAAGATGTCGAAGTCGAAATATAACGTGGTGAGCCCCGACGTGCTGATTGACCGTTACGGAGCCGATGCCCTGCGTTTGTACGAAATGTTCCTGGGTCCACTGGAGCAGTTTAAGCCTTGGAACACCAATGGCATGAGCGGCGTGGCGGGCTTCCTCAAGAAGCTCTGGCGCCTCTACCACCCCCAGGACGGTGATTTCGCCGTAACCGACGAAGCGGCGGCGCCTGCCGAGTTGAAGGCCTTGCATAAGGCCATCCGGAAGGTGGAAGAGGACATTGAGAAGTTCTCGTTCAACACCACCGTCAGCGCCCTGATGATTACGGTCAACGAGCTGACGGCCCTCGATTCGCACAAGCGCGCCATCCTGGAGCCCCTCACCATCCTGATTTCGCCCTACGCGCCCCACCTGGCCGAGGAGCTTTGGGTGAAGCTGGGCCACGAAGCCGGCAGCATCAGCCAAGCTAAGTACCCCGAATTTAAGGAGGAGTATCTGGTGGAAGACACCGTGAACTACCCGGTAGCCATCAACGGCAAGGTGCGCGAAACCCAGCAGTTTGCCGCCGCCGCCACCGCCGCCGAAATCGAAGCCGCCGTACGCGGATCCGGCTTCCTGACCCGGTTTGCCGAGGGTAAGGAGCCCAAGAAGTTTATCGTTGTGCCCGGCCGCATGGTGAACGTGGTAGTGTAGCTTAACTGCTTGTAACTTAGCAGAAAGGCCCACTGGAGCAATCCAGTGGGCCTTTTTTTATGTCTGTCATTGCGAGCAACGCAAAGCAAGGACACAACTTATTTTGCAACTGCTTCCGGCACCTCCACCTTCGTCTTTCCCACCATCACTCTAAATATCAACACGCTAGCCACGGCACAGGCGGTGATGGTGGCAGCCATGGGCAGGGCGGTATTGTTGGCAAAGGCACTGACGCTGATGGCGGCCAGGGCCCCGCAGCTGTACATGAGCGTGCCCATCAGGGCCGAGGCGCTACCGGCTTGCTTGCCGTGGTGCATCATGGCCCCGGCCGTGGCGTTGGGAATTGCCAAGCCCACGCAGCCCACAGTGCAAAACAGGGGTATGGCAATGCCGTACATACCCAGCCAGCCTGTGCTGGCCATTAGCAGCAAGACCAGGGCCGCGCCGAAGTAGAATACCGTCACGGCCCGGAGAATCTGCTGGAAGGTGAAGCGCTTGAGCAGCAGATTATTGACCTGGGAAGCGGTGATAATGCCGGCGGCGTTCAGGCCAAACAGAATACCGAACTGCTGCTCGCTAAGCCCAAAGAGCTTCATGAACACGAACGATGAGCCGGTGATGTAGGTAAACATGCCGCCCTGCACCATGCCCGCCGTCAGGGCGTAGCCTACGAATTCCCGGTCGCGCAGCAGGGCGCCGTAGGTGCGGAAGGAGTTGCGCACGGCCACTGGGTTGCGGCGCTCGGCGGGCAACGTTTCGGGCAGCACAAAGACGATGCACACCAGCGTAAAGGCGGCCAGCAGGGCCAGCAGGCCGAAAATGTAGCGCCAGTCGAAGTGGGCAATGATGAGGCCACCCACAGTGGGCGCCAAAATCGGGGCTACGCCCATGATAAGCATGAGGGTAGAAAACACCTTGGCCGACTCGTTACCGTCGAACCGGTCACGCACGATGGCGCGGGCCAGGACCATTCCGGCGCAGCCACCGACGGCCTGCAGGAAGCGCGCCGCAATCAGGTTGTCGACGGAAGTAGCAAAAGCGCAACCCATGGCGGCCAGGCCGTAGAGCAGCATGCCGGCCAGCAGGTTGCGCTTGCGCCCCAGCTGGTCGGCCAGAGGGCCATAGAGCAGCTGGCCCAGGGCAATACCGATGTTGTAGGAAGCCAGGGTAAACTGTACCGTCGATATTGAGACGCCAAACTCGCGGGCAATGGCCGGGAAGGCGGGCAGATACATATCGATACTCATAGGCCCAAAGGCCGTGAGCAAGCCCAGCAGCAGAATCAGGCTAGTGTGGCCGGCGTGGTTTTTTGGCATCAAAGCAGAATCACGGAACAAGCAGCCGCAAAGGTCGGCAGCAAACGTGGCAATGCCATCGGTTGGGCTTGGCCCCCACTATTTTAGGCTTTCTCACGGCCTATATAGCAAACCCGCTAGGTCGACGTTGCTCTACCATTCTCTGGTCCTAACACCCTACTTTCCGCCCCTTTGCTGTGAGCGTAGGTAGCTAGCAGCAAAGCCGAAAGTGGAGCGCCGGCCAGTCGAACAAATCCTGATTTACGACTGCCTCCGCCTAGCTTTCCTGTTCGGCCTCAGCCAGCTCCTCGCGCTGTTTTTTGGGCAGAGAGGCCCGGACCAGGTCATAGGAATGGTCAATGAGCTCGCGCAGCTGCGCGCCAGGGATGCCCGTGCCGATGAGCACCGTGTTCCAGTGCTTTTTGTTCATGTGGTAGCCCGGCACTACGTAGTCGTGCTGCTCGCGCAGGTCGACGGCCCGCTCCGGGTCACACTTGAGGTTGATGCTGCCAAAGGTTTCGATATCGGTGAGGGCGAATACCTTACCGCCCACCTTGAAAACCAGAGTATCGGGGCCAAACGGGGTTTCTTCGGTCACGCCGGCTTTAAGCAGGCAATAGTCGCGGAACTCTTCGATGTGCATAGAGCGGCAGTTGGATAAAATACAAAAAGGAAGCCTTCGAACGGCCTAGCTGCC
Above is a genomic segment from Hymenobacter cellulosivorans containing:
- the leuS gene encoding leucine--tRNA ligase; amino-acid sequence: MPGYSPQEIEKKWQAHWKDNGTFKADNNSDKPKYYVLDMFPYPSGAGLHVGHPLGYIASDIVTRYKRLQGFNVLHPMGFDSFGLPAEQYAIQTGQHPEKTTRENIARYIEQLSSLGFSYDWSREVRTSDPSYYKWTQWIFLKLFNSWYNLDTDRAEPLKTLLAKFAENGSQGVRAAGDEEERHDFTAGQWQMWSEKQKLQAVHPYRLAYQSDTYVNWCAGLGTVLSNDEVKDGLSERGGFPVERRLMPQWNLRITAYADRLLQGLDHIDWPEAVKEMQRNWIGKSIGAEVTFQVQDHEQAQIKVYTTRVDTIYGATFLVLAPEHELVKELTTPEQQAEIQDYIDATKRRSERDRMADTKTVSGAFTGSYGINPFSNEPIQIWIADYVLAGYGTGAVMAVPSGDQRDYVFAKHFNLPIVQVVDQQQIEEQADPTKEGKYLHGLIQGMGYKEATQTLIQQLEERGIGKGKTNFRIRDAIFGRQRYWGEPIPIYYKDGVAYGVAEEDLPLVLPEIDEYKPTETGEPPLGRAKDWKYKGQYEYELSTMPGWAGSSWYFLRYMDPTNNERFVGQEAEQYWQNVDLYLGGAEHATGHLLYSRFWHLFLKDLGLVSAAEPFQKLINQGMILGRSNFVYRINGTNTFVTAGKKDQHETTALHVDVNIVDNDVLNIEAYKKWRDEYATAEFILEDNGTYVCGVEVEKMSKSKYNVVSPDVLIDRYGADALRLYEMFLGPLEQFKPWNTNGMSGVAGFLKKLWRLYHPQDGDFAVTDEAAAPAELKALHKAIRKVEEDIEKFSFNTTVSALMITVNELTALDSHKRAILEPLTILISPYAPHLAEELWVKLGHEAGSISQAKYPEFKEEYLVEDTVNYPVAINGKVRETQQFAAAATAAEIEAAVRGSGFLTRFAEGKEPKKFIVVPGRMVNVVV
- a CDS encoding Bcr/CflA family multidrug efflux MFS transporter; the encoded protein is MPKNHAGHTSLILLLGLLTAFGPMSIDMYLPAFPAIAREFGVSISTVQFTLASYNIGIALGQLLYGPLADQLGRKRNLLAGMLLYGLAAMGCAFATSVDNLIAARFLQAVGGCAGMVLARAIVRDRFDGNESAKVFSTLMLIMGVAPILAPTVGGLIIAHFDWRYIFGLLALLAAFTLVCIVFVLPETLPAERRNPVAVRNSFRTYGALLRDREFVGYALTAGMVQGGMFTYITGSSFVFMKLFGLSEQQFGILFGLNAAGIITASQVNNLLLKRFTFQQILRAVTVFYFGAALVLLLMASTGWLGMYGIAIPLFCTVGCVGLAIPNATAGAMMHHGKQAGSASALMGTLMYSCGALAAISVSAFANNTALPMAATITACAVASVLIFRVMVGKTKVEVPEAVAK
- a CDS encoding MmcQ/YjbR family DNA-binding protein; its protein translation is MHIEEFRDYCLLKAGVTEETPFGPDTLVFKVGGKVFALTDIETFGSINLKCDPERAVDLREQHDYVVPGYHMNKKHWNTVLIGTGIPGAQLRELIDHSYDLVRASLPKKQREELAEAEQES